The window GGAAGGTATTGTGCTGGTCACGCGTGAAATGCTGCGCAAACTGCAGATCAAACAGGAGCGATAATGCAGGTTTTACACGTATGTTCAGAGATGTTCCCCCTGTTAAAAACCGGGGGACTGGCAGATGTTCTTGGCGCGTTGCCGGCCGCGCAAATTGCCGATGGCGTGGATGCCCGCGTCGTGCTCCCGGCGTTTCCGGATATCCGTCGCGGCATTCCTGATGCGCAGGTCGTGACGCGGCGCGATACCTTTGCCGGACGTATCACGCTGCTGTTCGGCCATTACAACGGCGTCGGTATTTACCTGATTGACGCGCCGCACCTCTACGACCGTCCCGGCAGCCCGTATCACGATACTAACCTGTTCGCTTACTCTGATAACGTCCTGCGCTTTGCGCTGCTCGGCTGGGTGGGATGCGAAATGGCCTGCGGGCTTGATCCATTCTGGCGCCCGGATGTGGTGCATGCGCACGACTGGCATGCAGGTCTGGCCCCGGCGTATCTGGCGGCACGCGGCCACCCGGCGAAATCGGTGTTCACCGTGCACAACCTGGCCTATCAAGGCATGTTTTATGCAAAGCATATGGATGACATCCAATTGCCATGGTCATTCTTTAATGTGCATGGACTGGAGTTCAACGGGCAGATTTCTTTCCTGAAGGCGGGGTTGTACTACGCCGACCATATTACGGCGGTTAGCCCGACCTACGCGCGGGAAATCACCGAGGCGCAATTTGCCTATGGAATGGAGGGATTGTTGCAGCAGCGTCATCGTGAAGGACGTCTTTCCGGCGTGCTGAACGGCGTTGATGAAAACATCTGGAGTCCGGAAACGGACCTGCTGCTGGCATCGCGCTACACGCGTGACTCGCTGGAAGACAAAGCCGAGAACAAGCGTGAACTGCAGATTGCGATGGGGCTTAAGGTTAACGACAAAGTGCCGCTTTTTGCAGTCGTGAGCCGCCTGACCAGCCAGAAAGGGCTGGATCTGGTGCTGGAAGCGCTGCCCGGTTTACTGGAGCAGGGCGGACAGTTAGCGTTACTGGGTGCGGGCGATCCGGTGTTGCAGGAAGGTTTCCTTGCGGCAGCGGCAGAGCATCCGGGCCAGGTGGGTGTACAGATTGGCTATCATGAGGCCTTCTCGCACCGCATTATGGGCGGGGCTGACGTTATTCTGGTGCCCAGTCGCTTTGAGCCGTGTGGCTTAACACAATTGTATGGACTGAAGTACGGTACGCTACCGCTGGTGCGGCGTACCGGTGGGCTGGCTGATACGGTATCCGACAGTTCGCTGGAAAACCTGGCGGACGGTATCGCCAGTGGGTTTGTATTTGAAGATAGTAATGCCTGGTCGCTGTTGCGGGCAATCCGGCGTGCTTTCGTGTTGTGGTCGCGCCCTTCGCTCTGGCGGTTTGTACAA of the Citrobacter freundii genome contains:
- the glgA gene encoding glycogen synthase GlgA; protein product: MQVLHVCSEMFPLLKTGGLADVLGALPAAQIADGVDARVVLPAFPDIRRGIPDAQVVTRRDTFAGRITLLFGHYNGVGIYLIDAPHLYDRPGSPYHDTNLFAYSDNVLRFALLGWVGCEMACGLDPFWRPDVVHAHDWHAGLAPAYLAARGHPAKSVFTVHNLAYQGMFYAKHMDDIQLPWSFFNVHGLEFNGQISFLKAGLYYADHITAVSPTYAREITEAQFAYGMEGLLQQRHREGRLSGVLNGVDENIWSPETDLLLASRYTRDSLEDKAENKRELQIAMGLKVNDKVPLFAVVSRLTSQKGLDLVLEALPGLLEQGGQLALLGAGDPVLQEGFLAAAAEHPGQVGVQIGYHEAFSHRIMGGADVILVPSRFEPCGLTQLYGLKYGTLPLVRRTGGLADTVSDSSLENLADGIASGFVFEDSNAWSLLRAIRRAFVLWSRPSLWRFVQRQAMAMDFSWQVAAKSYRELYYRLK